GGAATTTTCGTCATTATTGCGTCTTTCACGCTGCTGTTTTTTCTATTCGCGCTACCCTTATCAGTTACCTGCGTTCCTAGCGTATTCGTTCGCGACTTCACGTTTGACGAGTGTATGGCGCGCGGATTGGCAAGATTTGCCAGAATAGTGCTAGACCAAACCGAAGATCCCTTTAACCGGGGAGAAGGGATGCTTTGGGAAATTCAAGGAATGGTCTTTTTCCGTCACTGGGTTGCAATTTGGTTATTCATTTCGGTTTATCTCTATCAAGCAGAATTCTTGCTACGAAAACGCTACACTGCTCAACGTTTAGGCAAAAGTGTCTTATTATTTATCCTCGGAGTTTGGGGATTTGCCATTGTTTCGCGCATTGCTGCTGTTGGCTTACCCACTACCGTCACCTCAGTTCCCACCCCTCCCACTCCCATCGCTGAAGTTGTTGTAACGCCTGCACCTGACGTAGCTGGAACCCCTTCTCTGTCTGCGGCTGCAACCCTCTCAACGCCTTCTTTTGAGAGTCAAGAGATTGCAACCCCCTCCGAGGAAAGCGAGTTAATAGAGGAAACTCAATTCAATCCATCTTCTACCGCCAACTCTGAACCCCCTTTAGTCCTTGAACTCGATCCATTTCGAGAAGCCGTGAACCACGCAACCGAGGCCGCCAATCGCACGCAAACCGCTAAACTCAAGTCAGATTGGCAAGAAGTGGCGCTTCACTGGGAAACTGCGGCTCAGTTAATGCAAGTGGTTCCAGAGTCAAGTTCTAATTATGCGATCGCGCAAGATCGCGCCATTCAGTATCAACGGAATTTAGACTATGCAAAGCTGGCTGCTAGTCGTGCTGAATAGATGGGTTTGATGATGAAAGCACATGGCTTGATGCAACCAGACTCATCAGATTCTTGCAAGTGTTAGTCGTAAGTATTTTCTGGGAATTCTAGGGGCAATGTTGTTCTTTTTATTCATGGAACCCATGCTGAAGCCGCTTAAAAGAATCCTCTGTGCATTTTTAATCGCTCTCATGGTTACGGTATCGTTAGGCTGGACTTCTCCACAACCCGCCTTAGCCGCCGTATCTCTCGATTTGTCTATCCCCCCACAACTCAGCAAGCTTCTATCTAATAAACAGCTTGTGGCAGATGCGAAGAACTTCTTGAACGCTACGCCAGAAACCGTATGTAGAGCTTATCTCGATCAGTTAAGAGGAACTGACACCTTAAAGTGGCAAATTCTTCAAAAAGGAGTTGCTGCAACTTGGACGATTACTCAAGCCATTCCCTCAGCCTCTGCTGCGGGAGCTGGAGCGCTTTCGGGTTATGCAGGAATTGCTTCAGCCGTTTCTCAGTTAGGGCTAGGCGGGATAACCACCGCCATAGCTGGAATGATGGGTAGCAGCGTTACAGGCGCAGCAGCAACTGCGGTTGTCACCTCAGCCGTTGGAGGGCCGTTAGTGATGGGAACAATCCTCGTCGGCGGAACGGGTGCGGCGGCTGTTGGCACCTATCACTTGAGCAAATTCACAGCCGATAAGCTAGGAACTTGGGCTGATAGTAACTGTGCGAAATATGCCGTTGTTGCTGCTGAGTAATGAACTCTCTTGCATTTAGCAGATAGCAAAAGGGGGTTAGCTAGCTTCTTCTATTAACTTCCAGATTGCCAGGATGCAGGATTTGGCTAGATTGCGATCGCCCTTTCTAGCCTAATAGCAAATCAGCGCGATCGCTAACCTTCACTTCGAGCAAGTCAGCAGAAGGAAAGTTGTTTGCTAAAATGCAATGCCTTACCGCGTCAATATTACACTAGGCGAACAATCAGATATGGATGAGCTTTTGGCTGAGTATCGCTTTGATTACCAGAAAGCAAAACCCAATCGCTTTGCTGCTCGTCGTGAAACCTCCTACCGACCTGTGAGATATCATAAAGAGACCTACAAAAGCCGAATCGCGATCGGGAGTCAACCTATGCAAGCTATCCTGTTGAGCAGTGAAGAAGTTGCGAAACGTGCCTACCAAATCTACGAGGGCGGAATTCGTCAAAAGGTTGAGATAGAAGAAAATATTGGAAAAATGGTCATCATCAATATTGAGACAGGTGACTATGAAGTTGATGAAACTGGGCTACAAGCAGCGCAAAGCCTCCAGGCTAAACATCCCTATGCAAGACTCTTTGGAATCCGCATTGGCTATAATGTAGCGGCTTCTTTCGGTGGTGTGATGGAGCGGGTGAGCAGTGATTTCCGGTATTGTGACTGACAGACATGCGATTGTCTCGTTAACATTTCTCTTGGTGAATGGTGCAACTTTCCCGATTGAGTTTGTTATAGATACAGGTTTTACCGATCACCTTTGCCTACCACCAGAAGCGGTCAATTTGTTAAGACTGCCATTCTTATACAATCTACCTGCGAACTTGGCTGATAACAGTTCAGTTTTTCTTCCCGTTCATCAAGCAACAATCCTTTGGGATGGAGTAGAACGAGATGTTCGCGTGTTTGCGACGGGACGACGACCTCTGATTGGGACTGCTCTTTTAAATGAGCAAGAACTAGTGATTCAGTTTACCGAAGGTGGGTTGGTGACGATCGAGGAGTTGTAAATGCCTATTCAACGCGATGCAGTGGAGGCTAGCTCTACCAGTATTTATCAGTCAAAGGCGATCGCCCCCAGTTTAGCAAGGGCAAGATGAGCGCGATCGCACCTAGGAATTCTGACTCTGCTCAATTGGTCTGAAAGTGGCGATAATGGATAGGATGCAGTTGTGATGCTCAGAGTAGGATAAGCGATGACTGAGTTATTTGAACGTGCGATCGCGATTGTGCAAACCTTAAGTGAAAGCGAGCAAGATGCGATCGCTGCGATAATTTTGGCAGAAATTGAGGATGAGCAACGTTGGGATGAAGCTTTCTCTCGTTCGCCAGATACTCTTGCAAAACTCGCAGCTTCCGCAATGGCTGAGTACCATTCCGGAAAAACCCAAGAACTCGATCTAGACACGCTTGGTTTTGGGTTGGTTCACACGCGGAGTATGACAGGTTGCTAGAGCAGTTATAGTGCTAGCAGCGCAGCATCGCGCCTGTCCCCCAGGAGTACCCGATCAAACATGCGATCGCACTCCCCCAGTTTAGCAAGGGCAAGATGAGCGCGATCGCCCCCATCCCCTCTTACCTGTTGGTAATCTCTGCTTTACCTTGAAGCCTAACCAGACGTTGCTCTCGCAGACCCGTTTCTACCATTGCAATTAATTCATCAAGCTGTAGTGTCAGCAAGTCGATTTGTTGGTTGACTTCGCGCCACCTAGCAACACTTTGCGCTCTCGTCTGGGGGTCGGGTATTTGAGCTTGTTGATGCATATAGCGATCCTAAATCAAATCTGAACCTTCTCTAACTCCCCTCGCCCACTGGGAGAGGGGTTGGGGGTGAGGGGCATTTCACAACTCACCTAGGCTTGCTATATTTGCGATCGCACCCTGACTTATCAGAAATACTTTCTCTATAACTCTAACAAAGATGAGATTTTGCGATCGCATTTGGGCATTCTGGAGTTAGATGAATTTCCCAACGATACTCTATGTCTCAAACTAACCTTTTTGAACTTGCCCAACAAGGCGATGTAACTGCAATTTCAAGATTAATGAACCGTTCTTTAAAACCTCAAGGAGTTGTAGCAAAAGTTACACTAAAAAATGGATGTTTGTATGTCCTGGTTGAATCTGAAGCTATTCCTAATCAATCTACTTTAACCGAATGGATTCACGATGGCATCAAAAATTTAGGTCTTTCCTCTATTGAAAAACTTAAGATTTATGGTAGACAAACAGGTTATACCTCTAACGCTTGGGTTCAAGAATTTTCAATCATAGTAGCTTCTGATCCAGTAATTTCTAATGCAGTTGCCCCTCAAAATCATCCGTATTCTAGTGATGCCGGTAAGATTGAACAGCCTAACTCTCTCCCCACATCAGTTTATCAAAAGTCTCCTGTCCCCTTAAATACTGTATCTGTTAAAACGACAAAGCCAGAACCCATGTCAGTCCCTGTTGGTAAATTATTGCTACTATATTTACTTGGAATAGGAGGAATAATATTTGCAATATCTAATCTTAGTTTACTAGATGATCCAACTATAATTTGGTTCATTGTTATTTTCATTGTTGCTTGTTTGATATTTATTTCTACTCCTCAAGGTCAAGAATTTATTGTCAAAAACTCTCAAAAAACGCTTGAGCAACAAGCCGAAGACCAAGCAAGCCGGTTGGCAGCTTCACAAAGGCAGGTTCAATTTGATAAGTTACAGAAAAAGGGGTTAATAGAACAAAATGAAAAACTTGTTTTTAGTCAAATAGCAACTTATAAAGGAGGTGTTAAAGGTTATCCTCAAGCCTCTTCCACAACTGGATGGGCATTTATTGCGGAAAATCATTTTATTTTTCTTGATAACAGCCTTTCTTTTAACTTGCCTTATAACAGAGTTATAGAAGCAAAACTTGATTACTTTGAACTGGGGGGAGTTCGAGGAATGCTAGCTCTTGGAGAGGTCGGGCGTCAGCTTCAACAAACTAAGAATATTTTAGAAATTACCTATCTTGACAATGAAAACGTTGAGCGTAACTCAAGATTTCAAATTCATGGAGCGCTTACAATACCAGGAGAAGCACAAAAAGCTATGGAGTTTATTAATTACTTATTGGAATATAAACATAAATTTTATCAAAAAACGCAGTCCCAAACATCAGAACCTATGGTCAAGCTAGAAAAACTTAAAGAGCTTAGGAACAGAGGACTAATTACTGAGGATGAGTTTAATCACAAGAGAAATCAAATCCTAGAGCAATTATAAAGACCGCTCAAGGGGGAAGAACTAATAGCCCTTAGCTTCCCCCACCCCTAACTATCTGCCAAACTTTTGACGGACTCGTCCAACGAAGACATCGACTTCGGGTAACTTTAACTGGGCAGCAATTAAGGCGAAAACGCCTAAGCCGATAATTCCTGAAAGGGTGAGTTCGGAGAGTTGAATGAAGAAGCCTTCCGTTCCCCAGAAGTATTCGCAGACTTGCAGAAGACCCCAACTGACGACACCTGCAACGAAACTTGCGGCGGTTAAACTGACAATGGGGCCCGTCCATTCGCGCAGGGGTAGACCGTTCATGCGGCGATGCAGGATCATCAGTAAGGCAATCATTGAAACAAAGTTGACGCCGACGGTGGCTAAGACTAAACCGGGTGCGCCAAAGGTATTAATTAACAAGAAATCTAATACGGCATTCAGGATAATATTCGCCACGCTAATCCGAAATGGGGTTTGTCCATCCCCTAACGCATAGAATACTCGTACAAGGACATCGCGACCGAGATAGACGAACATCCCTACCCCGTAAGCCATCAACATTGGTGCGACAAACTGCGAGGCTTCGGGATCGAAGGCCCCCCGTTCGTAAACGACGCGGACAATGGGAACGGCTAAGGCAATAATCAGCGCCCCTAGGGGTAACATGGTGAGGGCGGTGAGGATGATACCTTGGCGAATTCTGCCCTTGAGTTCTGGCCAGTGGTTGGGAGTGGCTAACCGCGAGAATACTGGGAGTAGCGGTACTAGCAGCATATTGGAGAGGATACCCAAGGGAGTCTGAACTAAAAGGCCCGCATATCCTAAAGCTGAGGCGGTTTGGGGAATGAAGGAAGCAAAGAAGAGGTCTGTATAGACATTAATCTGCATCATCCCAGAGGAAAAGGTGGCAGGGCCCATGATATTCATGACTTCTTTGACTGCTGGCTGGTTGAAGTCAAACCGCAGGCGCAGGGTGCCTAAACCGGATTTCCATTGGGCGACGACTTGGACTAACCATTGTAAAATTGCCCCAGCTAGGGTTCCCCACGCTAGCACTAAGCCACCCATTAGGGCATATTGGGGTTGAATGATATCGCGTCCGAATTGTAGAACTAGAATGCCGATACCGACGATTACGGTCACGCTGGAAAACAGAGGGCTGATGGAGGGTAGCCAGTATTGATCGGCTGAACTGAGGGTACCGAAGCCGATACCGATTAATCCCGCTAGCAGGGCCATTGGTGCCATAATGCGGAATTGTTGGATCGCGATCGCCCTGATGACTTCCCCTTCCGGTGTCGTGGTTAAACCGGGGGCTACTACATCAATTAAGGGATTGGCAAAGATAATTAAACCAATGGTCACGAGTAGGAGAATCCCCCCTACAAAGGTGGTAATCGTTTCGACTAAGGGGGCGGCTTCTTCGGGTTTGCGCTTGGCTAAAACGCTGACAATGGCGCTGTGAAAGGGGCCGTTAATTCCCCCCAACAGAATCAGCAAAAAGCCGGGGATGACGTAAGCATAAGTATAAGCGTCAAAGGCAGGGCCAACCCCAAAGGCGGCAGCGATCGCTTGTTGGCGAACCAGTCCAAAAACTTTACTAATTAAGGTCGCAACCGCGACGATGGTGGCAATGCTTGCTAGGGTACGCTTAGGCTTCTTAACTTCAGTCACAGTGTTGGGGATGGGTTGCGAGATTAGGGTACGATGAACCGTTGCGCGATTTTTAAAGATCGCCTTAACGATACAGCAATTTAGCTTTGCAATTATAGACGGCCCTAATGAGTTTGATTTACGAATACCCCCAACTCCATCCCGGAATTCTGGTAAAACGCTACAAGCGCTTTTTTGCCGATATTGAATTGGCGACGGGTGAGGTGGTGACTGCCCATTGTCCCAATACTGGCCCGATGACGGGTATCT
The genomic region above belongs to Desertifilum tharense IPPAS B-1220 and contains:
- a CDS encoding clan AA aspartic protease, with protein sequence MISGIVTDRHAIVSLTFLLVNGATFPIEFVIDTGFTDHLCLPPEAVNLLRLPFLYNLPANLADNSSVFLPVHQATILWDGVERDVRVFATGRRPLIGTALLNEQELVIQFTEGGLVTIEEL
- a CDS encoding SHOCT domain-containing protein, with product MSQTNLFELAQQGDVTAISRLMNRSLKPQGVVAKVTLKNGCLYVLVESEAIPNQSTLTEWIHDGIKNLGLSSIEKLKIYGRQTGYTSNAWVQEFSIIVASDPVISNAVAPQNHPYSSDAGKIEQPNSLPTSVYQKSPVPLNTVSVKTTKPEPMSVPVGKLLLLYLLGIGGIIFAISNLSLLDDPTIIWFIVIFIVACLIFISTPQGQEFIVKNSQKTLEQQAEDQASRLAASQRQVQFDKLQKKGLIEQNEKLVFSQIATYKGGVKGYPQASSTTGWAFIAENHFIFLDNSLSFNLPYNRVIEAKLDYFELGGVRGMLALGEVGRQLQQTKNILEITYLDNENVERNSRFQIHGALTIPGEAQKAMEFINYLLEYKHKFYQKTQSQTSEPMVKLEKLKELRNRGLITEDEFNHKRNQILEQL
- the murJ gene encoding murein biosynthesis integral membrane protein MurJ, with translation MTEVKKPKRTLASIATIVAVATLISKVFGLVRQQAIAAAFGVGPAFDAYTYAYVIPGFLLILLGGINGPFHSAIVSVLAKRKPEEAAPLVETITTFVGGILLLVTIGLIIFANPLIDVVAPGLTTTPEGEVIRAIAIQQFRIMAPMALLAGLIGIGFGTLSSADQYWLPSISPLFSSVTVIVGIGILVLQFGRDIIQPQYALMGGLVLAWGTLAGAILQWLVQVVAQWKSGLGTLRLRFDFNQPAVKEVMNIMGPATFSSGMMQINVYTDLFFASFIPQTASALGYAGLLVQTPLGILSNMLLVPLLPVFSRLATPNHWPELKGRIRQGIILTALTMLPLGALIIALAVPIVRVVYERGAFDPEASQFVAPMLMAYGVGMFVYLGRDVLVRVFYALGDGQTPFRISVANIILNAVLDFLLINTFGAPGLVLATVGVNFVSMIALLMILHRRMNGLPLREWTGPIVSLTAASFVAGVVSWGLLQVCEYFWGTEGFFIQLSELTLSGIIGLGVFALIAAQLKLPEVDVFVGRVRQKFGR